The proteins below come from a single Melitaea cinxia chromosome 9, ilMelCinx1.1, whole genome shotgun sequence genomic window:
- the LOC123656536 gene encoding GATOR complex protein WDR24: MIPSNTICVSQEGPANALALNKDCSQVVIAGRNVFKVFSIGENEFSEVCNLRVGKNLNLNFSSIDVAWSTIEENTLATAATNGAVVVWNLGRSGRSKQEHVFSDHKRTVNKVSFHLTEPALLISGSQDGMMKCFDLRMKEVARTFISNTESIRDVQFSPHAAHVFAAVSENGTVQLWDSRRHERALHQFTAHSGPVFACDWHPDVPWLATASRDKTIKVWDIHARPNLEHTIYTIASVGHVKWRPQKKFQVASCALVLDCAVHVWDVRRPHVPLATFAEHRDVTTAIAWQASPHAFLSTSRDCSLYRHRFGEAAHPVLWANPQGVCVSARGELAHALPERPLPPRAPAAPAPERLAPGLGRKQPTAGSLTPAEQAALERAFPGGASSSLSRHFPVSPDSAVVACALQYRIRGQAPHVLAEHNAKVAREHKRYMVSHVWEVVRAVYSARAVRSAPAPPPPRAPPPRADPAPPPPYSAVEEEPMEEVEEWENRFHKNSGVLGLPTHSIYIPPAKYAKRDGSDEGWVSAASAHYVDVEAADWTLPDEAFPLRAPPAALAPHAPLADDATTLQVSSQAGASSPGGSSGSGSGSGSGSGSAPPPISPTLQCSASQNYSSSAEGEAGEAGEGGEGGEVGSVEGSAGEEGTEALCVREATARGALPAAPLIAAALRLHADLGDVQTAAAVCLALHEHRNDLFPYIDESLQEQWLLGYIELLQRHKLWNVATEVIRCAWLSSVWAISQQSTAVTACCGRCGRRTRPRAPCDACARAPAPAELCAVCHGAVRGLFAWCQGCAHGGHLRHMRAWTARHHLCPAGCGHACQFG, translated from the exons ATG TTTTCAAAGTCTTCTCGATTGGTGAAAATGAATTTTCTGAAGTATGCAATTTGAGAGTGGggaaaaatttgaatttaaatttctcTTCTATTGATGTTGCTTGGAGTACTATTGAAG AAAACACATTAGCCACAGCTGCAACAAACGGCGCAGTTGTTGTATGGAACCTTGGACGTTCAGGACGATCCAAACAAGAGCATGTCTTCTCTGACCATAAGAGAACTGTCAATAag GTAAGCTTCCATTTGACTGAGCCAGCCCTGCTTATATCTGGATCTCAAGATGGAATGATGAAATGCTTCGACCTTCGAATGAAAGAAGTGGCTAGAACTTTTATAAG CAACACGGAGTCCATCCGCGACGTGCAGTTCAGCCCGCACGCGGCGCACGTGTTCGCGGCGGTGTCCGAGAACGGCACGGTGCAGCTGTGGGACTCGCGGCGCCACGAGCGCGCGCTCCACCAGTTCACGGCTCACTCGGGGCCCGTGTTCGCCTGCGACTGGCACCCCGACGTGCCCTGGCTGGCCACGGCCTCCAGGGACAAGACCATCAAG GTATGGGACATTCACGCGAGGCCCAACTTGGAGCACACCATATACACGATAGCGTCCGTGGGACACGTGAAGTGGAGACCGCAGAAGAA GTTCCAGGTGGCGTCGTGCGCGCTGGTGCTGGACTGCGCCGTGCACGTGTGGGACGTGCGCCGGCCGCACGTGCCGCTCGCCACCTTCGCGGAGCACCGCGACGTCACCACCGCCATCGCCTGGCAGGCCTCGCCGCACGCCTTCCTGTCCACCAGCCGG GACTGCAGCCTGTACCGGCACCGGTTCGGCGAGGCGGCGCACCCGGTGCTGTGGGCCAACCCGCAGGGCGTGTGCGTGTCGGCGCGCGGCGAGCTGGCGCACGCGCTGCCCGAGCGCCCgctgccgccgcgcgcgcccgccgcgcccgcgcccgagCGCCTGGCGCCCGGCCTGGG TCGCAAGCAACCGACGGCGGGCTCCCTCACCCCAGCAGAGCAGGCAGCACTGGAGCGCGCATTCCCAGGAGGAGCGTCCTCCTCCCTGTCGAGACACTTCCCCGTATCTCCAGACAGTGCTGTGGTGGCGTGTGCTCTGCAGTATCGCATACGGGGACAAGCGCCGCACGTGTTAGCCGAGCACAACGCCAAGGTCGCTAGGGAGCACAAGCGGTATATG GTGTCGCACGTGTGGGAGGTGGTGCGCGCCGTGTACAGCGCCCGCGCCGTGCGCTCAGCCCCCGCCCCGCCGCCCCCGCGCGCGCCCCCGCCCCGCGCCGaccccgcgccgccgccgccctaCAG CGCTGTAGAAGAGGAACCGATGGAAGAGGTCGAGGAGTGGGAGAACCGCTTCCACAAAAACAGTGGAGTTCTCGGACTACCCACTCACAGCATCTACATACCACCCGCTAAGTACGCCAAGCGGGACGGCTCTGACG AGGGCTGGGTGTCGGCCGCGTCGGCGCACTACGTGGACGTGGAGGCGGCGGACTGGACGCTGCCCGACGAGGCCTTCCCgctgcgcgcgccgcccgccgcgctggcgccgcacgcgccgctCGCCGACG ATGCCACCACGCTGCAGGTGTCGAGCCAGGCGGGCGCGTCGTCCCCGGGAGGCTCGTCAGGCTCAGGCTCAGGGTCAGGGTCAGGCTCGGGTTCAGCCCCGCCCCCCATCTCACCCACCCTGCAGTGCTCCGCCAGCCAGAACTACAGCAGCTCT GCAGAGGGCGAAGCAGGTGAAGCTGGTGAGGGGGGAGAGGGCGGTGAAGTGGGGTCAGTGGAGGGCTCGGCGGGGGAGGAGGGCACCGAGGCGCTGTGTGTCCGGGAGGCGACCGCGCGGGGAGCGCTGCCCGCCGCGCCGCTCATCGCCGCCGCGCTCCGCCTGCACGCCGACCTCGGCGACGTGCAGACCGCGGCCGCCGTGTgcctggcgctgcacgagcacag aAACGATCTCTTTCCGTACATAGATGAAAGTCTACAAGAGCAGTGGCTACTGGGATACATCGAATTGCTGCAGCGACACAAACTGTGGAATGTCGCTACCGAG GTGATCCGCTGCGCGTGGCTCAGCAGCGTGTGGGCCATCTCGCAGCAGTCCACGGCCGTGACGGCGTGCTGCGGCCGCTGCGGGCGCCGCACGCGGCCGCGCGCGCCCTGCGAcgcgtgcgcgcgcgcgcccgcgcccgccgagCTGTGCGCCGTGTGCCACGGGGCCGTGCGCGGCCTGTTCGCCTGGTGCCAGGGCTGCGCGCACGGCGGCCACCTGCGCCACATGCGCGCCTGGACCGCGCGCCACCACCTGTGCCCCGCCGGCTGCGGCCACGCCTGCCAGTTCGGCTGA